A DNA window from Sporichthyaceae bacterium contains the following coding sequences:
- a CDS encoding peptide ligase PGM1-related protein translates to MAHYAEHIAALEHRYLLAALVLGRIESCHLVFVTCAPPEPDVLRYYASLLLPEQRGTAWNRLRVLAVPDDTARPVAAKLLDRPDLIEQLRTSVGGLPVFIEPWNVTDAEVEVALALGAPIYGTAPSLRRLGFKSAGRRLFRKVGVPTPLGVEGVRSIDDVLAAMEVIRSGRPGLQSVVIKHDDSGAGDGNVIVDLTAPMLPDEQLRDRLTALPSWYLADLARGGGIVEELIVGDAFASPSAQVDIEPSGHVVVLATHEQVLGGDNGQVYKGCRFPADDAYAAQIAAHARAAAEELAACGVVGRVGVDFVAARDAAGHWTVLALEINLRKGGTTHPYCALRSLVPGRYDAPAGRWVAADGSNRAYCSTDNLMDPAWRNRPAAGVIAAVAAAGLEFDHDRGTGIVLHMLSGLAVDGRFGMTAIGRSPEQAAQLYVKAVHAVGG, encoded by the coding sequence TTGGCGCACTACGCCGAACACATCGCCGCGCTGGAGCACCGGTACCTGCTCGCGGCGTTGGTGCTCGGCCGCATCGAGTCGTGCCACCTGGTGTTCGTCACGTGCGCGCCGCCGGAGCCGGATGTGCTGCGCTACTACGCGTCTCTGCTGCTGCCTGAGCAACGGGGCACGGCGTGGAACAGGCTCCGCGTGCTCGCCGTGCCGGACGACACCGCACGTCCGGTCGCCGCCAAGTTGCTGGATCGCCCGGACCTGATCGAGCAGTTGCGCACGAGCGTCGGCGGTCTTCCGGTGTTCATCGAGCCGTGGAACGTCACCGACGCCGAGGTCGAGGTGGCCCTGGCGTTGGGTGCCCCGATCTACGGCACGGCGCCAAGCCTGCGGCGCCTGGGCTTCAAGAGCGCGGGCCGGCGCCTGTTCCGCAAGGTCGGTGTGCCGACCCCGCTCGGTGTCGAGGGTGTGCGCAGCATCGACGATGTGCTCGCCGCAATGGAGGTCATCCGCTCGGGACGACCCGGCCTTCAGTCGGTGGTGATCAAACACGACGACAGCGGCGCGGGAGACGGCAACGTGATCGTCGATCTGACTGCCCCTATGTTGCCGGACGAGCAACTGCGCGACCGGCTCACGGCGTTGCCCAGTTGGTATCTCGCGGATCTTGCGCGCGGCGGCGGCATTGTCGAAGAGCTGATTGTCGGCGACGCGTTCGCCAGCCCCAGCGCGCAGGTGGACATCGAGCCCTCGGGACACGTTGTCGTGCTCGCCACCCACGAGCAGGTGCTTGGCGGGGACAATGGCCAGGTCTACAAGGGCTGCAGATTCCCGGCCGACGACGCGTATGCCGCGCAGATCGCCGCGCACGCCCGCGCGGCCGCCGAGGAGCTCGCCGCCTGCGGCGTCGTCGGGCGGGTCGGCGTGGACTTCGTCGCGGCGCGCGACGCGGCCGGCCACTGGACGGTGCTGGCGCTGGAGATCAACCTGCGCAAGGGCGGCACCACCCACCCCTACTGCGCGCTGCGCAGCCTGGTGCCCGGCCGCTACGACGCGCCGGCGGGGCGCTGGGTCGCCGCCGACGGCAGCAACCGTGCCTACTGCTCGACGGACAACCTGATGGACCCGGCCTGGCGCAACCGCCCGGCCGCCGGTGTCATCGCCGCCGTCGCGGCGGCAGGCCTGGAATTCGATCACGACCGCGGCACGGGCATCGTGCTGCACATGCTGTCCGGCCTTGCCGTGGACGGCCGGTTCGGGATGACCGCCATCGGCCGCTCGCCCGAGCAGGCAGCACAGCTCTACGTGAAAGCCGTGCACGCGGTGGGCGGCTGA